A DNA window from Syntrophomonadaceae bacterium contains the following coding sequences:
- a CDS encoding DUF1343 domain-containing protein codes for MRKIVVLMLIAALMMLQVNLFAQTSGPRFKLGNEVLLAKYRHLIEGKRVGLVTHQAGVDSQGRSLIDIFAADPAINLVALYGPEHGIEGTAKAGAYVESTIHSRLGIPVYSLYGPTRKPTAKMLKNIDILVFDMQDIGSRTYTFMSTMNYCMVAAQEHNIPIIVLDRPNPVGGVIVEGPMMEDRYISFVGVDNLPMAHGMTAGELARFFNRKIGADLTVITMEGYTRQMLYQDTGLPWVQTSPNIPDLDSVFGYMVTGLGEGTGVRMADKFKWIGGRGLNAERYAEVLNQAGLPGVTFIPEVRGEAGGVRLNIHDHAAFNPARTGFYALAYAFTLGRFTVPKSTATNIVMFDKVMGTSKIGQYLEQRMSPQQIEKKYAPGLNKFKEERKQYLLYSNAPSRGLAVDGRIRVEVGGKPVSFDSPPFIDTNQRLMVPIRFIAEALGSNVIWHPNTQTVAIVRPGTEIKLAVGSQAAWVNGEERPMDTRPVIRGGRTMVPVRFVAEFMGALVTWHPQAVTVTID; via the coding sequence CAAACCTCTGGACCCCGGTTCAAGCTAGGGAATGAAGTGCTGCTGGCCAAGTACCGCCACCTGATTGAAGGTAAACGGGTGGGTCTCGTTACCCACCAGGCGGGAGTAGACAGTCAGGGTCGAAGCCTGATCGATATTTTTGCTGCTGACCCGGCGATCAATCTGGTAGCTCTCTATGGACCGGAACATGGGATTGAGGGTACCGCGAAAGCCGGTGCCTATGTGGAATCAACTATTCATTCGCGGCTTGGGATTCCTGTCTACAGTCTCTACGGGCCGACCCGGAAACCAACGGCCAAAATGCTGAAGAATATAGATATCCTGGTTTTTGACATGCAGGACATCGGTTCCCGCACTTATACCTTCATGTCTACCATGAATTACTGCATGGTGGCTGCCCAGGAGCACAATATCCCGATTATCGTCCTGGACCGGCCTAACCCGGTGGGAGGCGTAATAGTGGAAGGCCCGATGATGGAAGACCGGTATATCTCTTTTGTCGGGGTGGATAACCTGCCGATGGCCCATGGAATGACTGCCGGGGAACTGGCCAGGTTTTTCAACCGCAAGATTGGGGCTGACCTGACGGTAATCACCATGGAGGGCTATACCAGGCAAATGCTGTACCAGGACACAGGATTGCCATGGGTGCAGACTTCGCCCAACATCCCGGACCTGGATTCGGTTTTCGGTTATATGGTAACTGGCTTAGGCGAGGGAACCGGAGTAAGGATGGCCGACAAATTTAAGTGGATCGGCGGGAGGGGTCTGAATGCCGAAAGGTATGCGGAAGTCCTGAACCAGGCGGGTCTGCCAGGGGTAACCTTTATCCCGGAAGTCAGGGGGGAAGCCGGCGGGGTCAGGCTCAATATCCATGACCATGCAGCCTTTAATCCGGCCAGGACCGGGTTTTATGCCCTTGCTTATGCCTTTACCCTGGGGAGGTTTACGGTACCCAAAAGCACTGCAACAAATATCGTCATGTTTGATAAAGTAATGGGGACCAGCAAGATCGGCCAATACCTGGAGCAGCGGATGTCGCCTCAGCAGATCGAGAAAAAATATGCCCCAGGATTGAATAAGTTTAAAGAAGAGAGAAAACAATACCTGCTCTACAGCAATGCACCCAGCCGGGGCTTGGCGGTGGACGGGCGCATCCGGGTGGAGGTTGGGGGAAAACCTGTTAGCTTTGATTCTCCCCCTTTTATTGATACCAATCAGCGCCTGATGGTTCCCATCAGATTCATTGCCGAGGCCTTGGGGTCAAACGTGATCTGGCATCCCAATACCCAAACTGTTGCTATTGTAAGGCCGGGGACCGAAATAAAGCTTGCCGTCGGCAGCCAGGCTGCCTGGGTGAATGGCGAGGAAAGGCCAATGGACACCAGACCTGTAATCAGAGGCGGGCGCACTATGGTGCCGGTCCGCTTTGTGGCCGAGTTCATGGGAGCTCTTGTCACCTGGCACCCCCAGGCCGTAACAGTGACTATTGACTAG